A genomic stretch from Flavobacterium humidisoli includes:
- the ahcY gene encoding adenosylhomocysteinase, producing MSTTTTPYVAYKVKDISLAAWGRKEIELAEAEMPGLMALRAEYKDEQPLKGARIAGCLHMTIQTAVLIETLIALGAEVTWSSCNIFSTQDQAAAAIAAAGISVYAWKGLDEESFDWCIEQTLFFGEDRKPLNMILDDGGDLTNMVIDRYPELVPGIKGLSEETTTGVHRLYERVKAGTLPMPAININDSVTKSKFDNKYGCKESAVDAVRRATDLMLAGKRVIVCGYGDVGKGTAASFRGAGSIVTVTEIDPICALQAAMDGYEVKKLNTVIANADIIITTTGNKDIVLGEHFEQMKDKTVVCNIGHFDNEIDMAWLNKNHGASKIEIKPQVDKYNINGKDIIILAEGRLVNLGCATGHPSFVMSNSFTNQTLAQIELWNNSAAYKNEVYMLPKHLDEKVAALHLAKLGVELEVLREDQAAYIGVEVQGPFKPEYYRY from the coding sequence ATGAGTACTACAACTACGCCTTACGTGGCTTATAAAGTAAAAGACATTTCTCTAGCGGCTTGGGGAAGAAAAGAAATTGAACTAGCTGAAGCTGAAATGCCAGGTTTAATGGCACTTCGCGCTGAATACAAAGACGAACAACCATTAAAAGGTGCTCGTATTGCTGGATGCTTGCACATGACGATTCAAACTGCTGTTTTGATCGAAACTTTAATTGCGCTTGGTGCAGAGGTTACTTGGTCTTCTTGTAACATTTTCTCTACTCAAGATCAAGCTGCTGCAGCTATTGCCGCTGCTGGAATTTCAGTTTACGCTTGGAAAGGTCTTGACGAAGAGTCATTTGACTGGTGTATTGAGCAAACTTTATTCTTTGGTGAAGACAGAAAACCATTGAACATGATTTTGGATGATGGTGGAGATTTAACTAATATGGTTATTGATCGTTACCCAGAATTAGTTCCTGGAATTAAAGGTCTTTCTGAAGAAACTACAACTGGTGTTCACAGACTTTATGAAAGAGTAAAAGCTGGAACTTTACCAATGCCTGCAATCAACATTAATGATTCTGTTACTAAATCTAAATTTGATAACAAATACGGATGTAAAGAATCTGCTGTAGATGCTGTACGTCGTGCAACTGACTTAATGTTAGCTGGAAAAAGAGTAATCGTTTGTGGATACGGTGATGTTGGAAAAGGAACTGCTGCTTCTTTTAGAGGTGCTGGTTCTATTGTAACAGTTACTGAAATCGATCCAATTTGTGCTTTACAAGCTGCAATGGACGGTTATGAAGTTAAAAAATTAAACACTGTAATTGCTAACGCTGATATCATCATTACAACTACAGGAAATAAAGATATCGTTCTTGGAGAGCACTTCGAACAAATGAAAGATAAAACGGTTGTTTGTAACATCGGTCACTTCGATAACGAAATCGACATGGCTTGGTTAAACAAAAACCACGGTGCGTCTAAAATCGAAATCAAACCTCAGGTTGACAAATACAACATCAACGGAAAAGATATCATCATCTTGGCTGAAGGTCGTTTAGTTAACTTAGGTTGTGCTACTGGTCACCCAAGTTTTGTAATGAGTAACTCATTTACAAACCAGACTTTAGCTCAAATCGAATTATGGAACAACAGCGCAGCTTACAAAAATGAAGTTTACATGTTACCAAAACATTTAGATGAAAAAGTTGCGGCTTTACACTTAGCTAAATTAGGCGTTGAACTTGAAGTTT
- a CDS encoding 4'-phosphopantetheinyl transferase family protein: MPLFQTIQFNETTKILIWEITEPLEELLSKVVLKEKTQKRLDGMKSQMHQRAFLSVRMLIQEMGFTDKDLHYDEFGKPYFDCHNHISITHSYHFAAIIISHEKVGIDMELQREKIQRIADKFTDFETNYLDSSSIEEYIKKLTVIWGAKEAIFKIRNEKGISFKDHINVSNFSLGETQTQASLHFDNLIKDFDVHYEEIKSDNFEGKFTLVYAFEK, translated from the coding sequence ATGCCTTTATTTCAGACCATACAATTCAATGAAACGACTAAAATTTTAATCTGGGAAATCACAGAACCTCTCGAAGAATTGTTGAGTAAAGTGGTGTTAAAAGAAAAAACACAAAAGAGATTGGACGGAATGAAATCTCAAATGCATCAGCGTGCTTTTTTGAGTGTTCGTATGTTGATTCAGGAAATGGGTTTTACCGATAAAGATCTGCATTATGATGAGTTTGGAAAACCTTATTTCGATTGTCATAATCATATTTCAATTACGCATTCGTACCATTTTGCAGCAATTATTATAAGCCACGAAAAGGTTGGAATCGACATGGAATTGCAGCGAGAAAAAATCCAGAGAATTGCAGATAAATTCACAGACTTTGAAACTAATTATTTAGATTCTTCATCTATAGAAGAATACATAAAAAAACTTACCGTAATCTGGGGTGCCAAAGAGGCGATCTTTAAAATCAGAAATGAAAAAGGGATCAGTTTTAAAGATCATATTAATGTGAGCAACTTTTCTTTAGGAGAAACCCAAACGCAGGCAAGTCTTCATTTTGATAATTTGATTAAGGATTTTGATGTTCATTACGAAGAAATCAAATCGGATAATTTTGAGGGTAAGTTTACTTTGGTTTATGCTTTTGAAAAATAG
- a CDS encoding group III truncated hemoglobin, with protein sequence MKKQIENRTDVSFLVHQFYAKIRADKEIGFYFNEMISDWDAHLEKLTDFWETNLFGVRKYKGNPHAVHNEVDGHFDEKITTNEFGIWLNHWFQTIDEHFEGENAETLKRRARKMSTFLYMSMFQHRQKESEV encoded by the coding sequence ATGAAAAAACAAATAGAAAATAGAACCGATGTATCTTTTTTAGTGCATCAGTTTTATGCTAAAATAAGAGCCGATAAAGAAATCGGCTTTTATTTTAATGAAATGATTTCTGATTGGGACGCGCATCTCGAAAAACTAACTGATTTTTGGGAAACCAATTTATTTGGCGTTCGCAAATACAAAGGAAACCCTCATGCGGTTCATAATGAAGTTGATGGTCATTTTGATGAAAAAATCACAACAAACGAATTCGGAATCTGGTTGAATCATTGGTTTCAAACTATTGATGAACATTTTGAAGGTGAAAATGCCGAAACACTTAAAAGACGCGCTCGAAAAATGAGCACTTTTTTATACATGAGTATGTTTCAGCACCGACAAAAGGAAAGTGAAGTTTAA
- a CDS encoding Crp/Fnr family transcriptional regulator yields the protein MITVELLEKYGVAKKSFVKNDIIFEEGNLPLHYYQILSGEVKMSNYNDDGREFIQGIFYNGQSFGEPPLFLNQKYPANAIAVENAEIFVLSKESFMKLLEENPKISIKVIENLAQRLYYKSVMAAEISTHEPEHRVLKLIDHGIAYFNFQKDKNGYLINFTRQQIGDLTGLRVETVIRTIKALEKKGELKIINRKVYR from the coding sequence ATGATTACAGTCGAATTACTAGAAAAGTATGGTGTTGCAAAGAAATCATTTGTTAAAAATGATATTATTTTCGAAGAAGGAAATCTGCCTTTACACTACTACCAAATTCTTTCTGGTGAAGTAAAAATGAGCAATTATAATGATGACGGACGTGAATTTATTCAAGGGATTTTTTATAACGGGCAATCTTTCGGTGAACCTCCTTTATTCTTAAACCAAAAATATCCAGCAAATGCAATTGCTGTCGAAAATGCTGAGATTTTTGTTCTTTCGAAGGAAAGCTTCATGAAATTATTGGAAGAAAATCCTAAAATTAGCATTAAAGTAATTGAAAATCTAGCGCAGCGTTTGTATTATAAATCAGTTATGGCAGCTGAAATATCTACACATGAGCCTGAACATCGTGTCTTAAAATTAATAGATCACGGAATTGCTTATTTCAATTTTCAAAAAGACAAAAATGGCTATCTCATTAATTTTACACGACAGCAGATTGGAGATTTAACTGGTTTACGTGTAGAAACTGTCATTAGAACTATAAAGGCATTGGAGAAAAAAGGCGAATTGAAGATTATTAACCGAAAAGTATACAGATAA
- a CDS encoding geranylgeranylglyceryl/heptaprenylglyceryl phosphate synthase: protein MQEQILTIRQQILEAKSNGQKLLAVLLDPDKIVLENIDHLIDKINQSPATHVFVGGSIVQNTILEELISELKQKTSLPVILFPGDPSQISPQADAILFLSLLSGRNPDYLIEYQVQAAPILKKTNLEVISTGYILIESGNETAVARVSKTKPLSRENLDLVLATAQAGEMLGNQLIYLEAGSGAKQSVPTEMIEMVSQNIEIPVIVGGGIVDLHGIQKAYKAGADLVVIGTAFENNSHFFEQ from the coding sequence ATGCAAGAACAGATACTCACTATTAGACAACAGATTTTAGAAGCTAAAAGCAATGGCCAAAAATTACTGGCAGTGCTTTTGGATCCTGATAAAATTGTATTGGAAAATATAGATCATTTAATCGATAAAATTAATCAATCGCCTGCAACTCATGTTTTTGTTGGAGGAAGTATTGTTCAGAATACTATTTTAGAAGAATTAATTTCTGAATTAAAACAAAAAACAAGTCTTCCGGTTATTTTGTTTCCAGGAGATCCCTCACAGATTTCGCCACAAGCCGATGCAATTTTGTTTCTATCGTTATTGTCTGGTCGAAATCCTGATTATTTAATTGAATATCAGGTTCAGGCAGCGCCAATTCTAAAAAAAACGAATTTAGAAGTTATTTCTACTGGATATATTTTGATAGAAAGCGGTAATGAAACCGCTGTTGCCCGTGTAAGTAAAACAAAGCCTTTAAGCCGTGAAAATCTTGATTTAGTTTTAGCGACAGCGCAAGCAGGAGAAATGTTAGGAAATCAGCTTATTTATCTAGAAGCTGGAAGTGGCGCAAAACAGTCTGTTCCGACAGAAATGATTGAAATGGTTTCTCAAAATATTGAAATTCCTGTTATTGTTGGGGGAGGAATTGTAGATTTGCACGGAATTCAGAAAGCATATAAAGCTGGTGCAGATTTGGTTGTTATTGGAACTGCTTTTGAAAACAACAGTCACTTTTTTGAACAATAA
- the pnuC gene encoding nicotinamide riboside transporter PnuC, with amino-acid sequence MIDFFLDSYKNAPLWHIALEFLVFVCGILSVWFAKKENIWVYPTGLIATVISVYLLYVAGYIGDMIINAYFSIMSIYGWYVWAKGGTTEDNLPITRTTFNEKIIGILLFIVTVFVVFGIYKYFDYEIHKDNYVDMISSGIFFAGMWYMARKKIENWTLWIIGDIIVVPLYAYRGLGMLSLQYIIFTILAISAYLEWRKILDSKKQIS; translated from the coding sequence ATGATAGATTTTTTTTTAGACAGTTATAAAAATGCACCTCTATGGCATATTGCGTTAGAGTTTTTAGTATTTGTTTGCGGAATTTTAAGTGTTTGGTTTGCTAAAAAGGAGAATATCTGGGTATATCCAACAGGGCTAATTGCTACCGTAATATCGGTTTATCTGCTTTATGTTGCGGGTTATATAGGAGACATGATTATAAATGCTTATTTTTCGATTATGAGTATTTATGGCTGGTATGTCTGGGCAAAAGGAGGAACGACTGAAGACAATCTGCCAATTACCCGTACAACTTTTAATGAAAAAATAATCGGAATCTTACTGTTTATTGTAACTGTTTTTGTAGTTTTCGGCATTTATAAATATTTTGATTATGAAATCCATAAAGACAATTATGTCGATATGATTTCGTCTGGGATATTTTTTGCTGGAATGTGGTATATGGCCAGAAAAAAAATAGAAAACTGGACACTTTGGATTATTGGTGATATTATTGTTGTGCCTCTTTATGCTTATCGTGGCTTAGGGATGCTGTCACTTCAGTATATAATTTTTACAATTTTGGCTATTTCAGCTTATTTAGAATGGAGAAAGATCTTAGACAGCAAAAAACAAATATCATAA
- a CDS encoding DUF4301 family protein, which translates to MEKDLRQQKTNIIKIALFGPESTGKTTLAKQLADYYETEWVPEFARDYLQEKWEENQHICVADDMLPIAYGQTALENEKLANANKYLFCDTNLMVTKVFSEMYYGFCDPLLNEAALKHEYDLFFLTDIDVPWEKDDIRDTPEGRETVFSVFKQTLIDTKKPFITLSGDKETRLAKAIAIIDELTLAKENDFSSNDFVQIYNRGISFETILKQLKSFKKGIAKSDLIRPATINDGILNLSDIEFQQKALFFDEQKDKFKIKKFVPASGAATRMYKFLIAFLNDFDITKETINAYINRKNDKELAIFIVGMEKFPFFETVDKKLREIYPEFETLERDYKNYYFIKLLLSPDYFNSANKPKAVLPFHQYDTYIANPIEEHLNECIHYASSKNVSNLHFTVSEIHQHLFEQAVDEIKEKIEKPSGVKIDIGYSYQSKSTDSITLDGKNKLVKDKNDNLIFRPGGHGALIENLNNLDADVIFIKNIDNVIQNHIDQITLYKKALAGVLVEMQQKVFEYLRLIDQEKIKEHNIEEILLFLEKSFSIEMIADFNKFTFENKISKLKELLDRPIRVCGMVKNEGEPGGGPFWVMNKKGIKSLQIVETSQVDLEDKKQEKILAEATHFNPVDLVCGIKNYRNEKFNLLQYVDQKAGFIVEKSVDGKSVKNYELPGLWNGSMANWLTIFVAVPLITFNPVKTVNDLLKAAHQPQ; encoded by the coding sequence ATGGAGAAAGATCTTAGACAGCAAAAAACAAATATCATAAAAATTGCTTTGTTTGGACCTGAAAGTACAGGTAAAACAACCTTAGCAAAACAGCTTGCAGATTACTATGAAACAGAATGGGTTCCTGAGTTTGCACGTGACTATTTGCAAGAAAAATGGGAAGAAAATCAGCATATCTGCGTAGCAGATGATATGTTGCCAATAGCTTATGGGCAGACTGCATTAGAAAACGAAAAATTGGCCAATGCAAACAAATATTTGTTCTGCGATACCAACTTAATGGTAACTAAAGTATTCTCTGAAATGTATTATGGTTTTTGCGACCCGCTTTTGAATGAAGCGGCATTAAAGCATGAATACGATTTGTTTTTCCTGACCGATATTGATGTTCCTTGGGAAAAAGACGATATTCGTGATACTCCTGAAGGAAGAGAAACTGTATTTTCTGTTTTTAAGCAAACTTTAATAGATACAAAAAAGCCTTTCATAACCTTGTCTGGAGATAAAGAAACGCGTTTGGCAAAAGCAATAGCTATTATTGATGAGTTAACTCTAGCCAAAGAAAATGATTTTTCGTCTAATGATTTTGTGCAGATATATAATAGAGGTATTTCTTTTGAAACTATTTTAAAACAATTAAAAAGTTTCAAAAAAGGAATTGCAAAAAGTGATTTAATTAGACCTGCTACAATTAATGATGGGATTTTAAATTTATCAGATATCGAATTTCAGCAGAAAGCTTTATTTTTTGATGAGCAAAAAGATAAATTTAAAATTAAAAAATTTGTTCCAGCATCGGGTGCGGCTACAAGAATGTACAAATTTTTAATAGCATTTCTGAATGATTTTGATATTACCAAAGAAACAATAAATGCCTACATTAATAGAAAAAACGATAAAGAACTTGCTATTTTTATTGTGGGTATGGAGAAGTTTCCCTTCTTTGAAACGGTAGATAAAAAATTAAGAGAAATTTATCCCGAATTTGAGACTTTAGAAAGAGATTATAAAAATTATTATTTTATAAAATTACTATTGTCGCCAGACTATTTTAATTCAGCAAATAAGCCCAAAGCTGTTTTGCCATTTCATCAATATGATACATATATTGCCAATCCGATTGAAGAACATTTAAATGAATGCATACATTATGCATCATCAAAAAATGTATCTAATTTGCATTTTACAGTCTCAGAAATACATCAGCATTTATTTGAGCAAGCGGTTGATGAAATTAAAGAGAAAATCGAAAAACCTTCAGGTGTTAAGATTGATATTGGATATTCCTATCAGAGTAAGAGCACAGATTCGATTACGCTAGATGGTAAAAATAAGCTGGTAAAAGATAAAAATGATAATTTAATTTTCAGACCTGGCGGACATGGTGCTTTGATCGAAAATTTAAATAATCTGGATGCAGATGTAATTTTTATTAAAAATATAGACAATGTAATCCAGAATCATATTGATCAAATTACCTTATATAAGAAAGCTTTGGCAGGTGTTTTAGTTGAGATGCAGCAAAAAGTTTTTGAATATTTAAGATTGATTGATCAAGAGAAAATTAAAGAGCATAATATTGAAGAAATACTTCTTTTTTTAGAAAAGAGTTTTAGTATTGAAATGATTGCAGATTTCAATAAATTTACCTTTGAAAATAAAATAAGCAAGCTGAAAGAGCTTTTGGATAGACCAATTCGTGTTTGCGGAATGGTAAAAAATGAAGGAGAGCCAGGTGGCGGCCCTTTTTGGGTTATGAACAAAAAAGGAATAAAATCGCTTCAAATTGTAGAGACTTCTCAAGTTGATTTGGAAGATAAAAAGCAAGAGAAAATTTTAGCCGAGGCAACACATTTTAATCCAGTAGATTTGGTTTGCGGTATAAAAAACTACAGAAACGAAAAATTTAATCTCCTTCAATATGTAGATCAGAAAGCTGGATTTATTGTAGAAAAAAGTGTTGATGGAAAATCGGTTAAAAATTACGAATTACCTGGGTTATGGAACGGATCAATGGCTAATTGGCTTACTATTTTTGTTGCTGTTCCCTTGATTACTTTTAATCCGGTAAAAACGGTAAATGATTTATTGAAAGCGGCACATCAGCCACAATAA
- the arfB gene encoding alternative ribosome rescue aminoacyl-tRNA hydrolase ArfB: MDAEKIISELNFKAVRSSGSGGQNVNKVSSKVVLNFDLNSSQALSEEEKLLLQENIAARLTSENILILNCDEDRSQLKNKEIVTKRFLEIIKKGLYVPKVRKATKVPKAVIKKRIKDKKNVSDLKQSRRKPNLE; the protein is encoded by the coding sequence ATGGATGCAGAAAAAATCATATCAGAGTTAAATTTCAAGGCCGTTAGAAGCAGTGGTTCTGGCGGGCAAAATGTGAATAAAGTCTCGTCAAAAGTAGTGCTCAATTTTGATTTGAATTCGTCTCAAGCTTTGTCCGAAGAAGAAAAATTACTTTTGCAGGAAAACATAGCGGCAAGATTAACTTCTGAAAATATTTTGATTTTAAATTGCGATGAAGATCGTAGTCAGCTTAAAAATAAAGAAATTGTAACCAAACGATTTCTGGAAATCATCAAAAAGGGATTGTATGTTCCGAAGGTCAGAAAAGCTACAAAAGTTCCGAAAGCGGTAATTAAAAAAAGAATTAAAGACAAAAAAAATGTTTCTGATTTGAAACAATCGCGTAGAAAACCGAACCTTGAATAA
- a CDS encoding TonB-dependent receptor, with amino-acid sequence MKTIFKGTEVLSCKGSKIQKMSRTKSILFLLFSFFYSLFSFAQQQDSTKVNQLDDVLVSAVRVTSKTPVSFSNMDKKEIKYRNLGQDIPVLMNYLPSVVTTSDAGNGVGYTGIRVRGSDATRVNVTINGIPYNDAESQGTFWVNMPDFASSVESLQLQRGVGTSTNGAGAFGASLNLLTDNYANKATGEISSSAGSFNTFKNTVKFSTGLMNDHFEIAGRLSTIKTDGYIDRGSADLKSYFLQGTYVGKTTLIKALVFGGTQKTYQSWNGIDAETLNTNRTFNSAGMYTDDAGNVHFYNNETDNYNQDHYQLHWSESLSDKWSTNLAFHYTKGKGYYENYKEDADMADYSLNPVGTVTTTDLIRQKWLDNDFYGTTFSAKYVTDDLNVILGGGWNKYEGDHFGKVIWARYASQSELGDHYYDDYSSKTDGNIFAKANYQFTEKLSFYGDLQYRNVKYKANSAETGLVDDNFNFFNPKAGLNYAFTQNSILYFSYARANREPNRTDYEGGNVKPEKLNDYELGWRFNTEKFQLNSNVYYMAYKDQLILTGRLDDVGNPIRANTEKSYRLGFEFDATIALSEKFTLRPNFTLSSNKNVDLAVDGEYYGTTKIAYSPEVIAGNVVVYKPIKGLYLSLLQKYVGEQYMNNIELPAAKLADYFVNDFNASYEIIPNKIFKSITITALVNNIFDKKYVSNGYMYDVYPYYYPQAGTNFLIGLNLKF; translated from the coding sequence ATGAAAACTATCTTTAAAGGTACTGAGGTACTAAGTTGCAAAGGTTCTAAGATCCAAAAAATGAGCAGAACGAAATCTATTTTATTTCTTCTATTCTCTTTTTTCTATTCTCTTTTTTCTTTTGCGCAACAGCAAGATTCTACAAAGGTCAATCAGCTTGACGATGTTCTAGTTTCTGCAGTTCGTGTTACTTCTAAGACTCCAGTGAGTTTTAGTAATATGGATAAAAAAGAAATTAAGTACAGAAATTTAGGTCAGGACATTCCTGTTCTGATGAATTATCTTCCTTCGGTTGTAACGACATCAGATGCAGGTAACGGTGTTGGTTATACCGGAATTCGTGTGCGTGGAAGTGATGCTACTCGTGTAAATGTAACCATAAACGGAATTCCGTACAATGATGCTGAGAGTCAAGGAACTTTCTGGGTAAATATGCCCGATTTTGCTTCTTCTGTAGAAAGCCTTCAATTACAGCGCGGAGTTGGGACGTCTACAAATGGAGCAGGTGCTTTTGGAGCTAGTTTAAATTTACTGACAGATAATTATGCTAATAAAGCAACTGGCGAAATTTCTAGTTCTGCTGGATCTTTCAATACGTTTAAAAACACAGTGAAATTTAGTACTGGTTTGATGAATGATCATTTTGAAATTGCTGGACGTTTATCTACAATAAAAACAGATGGCTATATTGACCGTGGAAGCGCAGACTTAAAATCATATTTCCTTCAAGGGACTTATGTTGGCAAAACGACCTTGATTAAAGCTTTGGTTTTTGGTGGAACTCAAAAAACATATCAATCTTGGAACGGAATTGATGCAGAAACGCTAAATACAAATCGTACTTTTAATTCTGCTGGAATGTATACAGACGATGCAGGAAATGTTCATTTTTATAATAACGAAACCGATAATTATAACCAAGATCATTATCAATTACACTGGAGTGAGTCACTTTCTGATAAATGGAGTACAAATCTTGCATTTCATTATACAAAAGGAAAAGGGTATTACGAAAATTATAAAGAAGATGCAGACATGGCCGATTATAGTTTAAATCCTGTTGGAACAGTAACAACGACAGATTTGATTCGCCAAAAATGGTTGGATAATGATTTCTACGGAACTACTTTTTCTGCTAAATATGTAACAGATGACTTGAATGTGATTTTAGGCGGAGGCTGGAACAAATATGAAGGAGATCATTTTGGAAAAGTAATCTGGGCGAGATATGCTTCTCAGTCTGAATTAGGAGATCACTACTACGATGATTATTCATCAAAAACAGACGGTAATATTTTCGCGAAAGCAAATTATCAATTCACAGAAAAATTAAGCTTCTATGGAGATTTACAATATAGAAATGTAAAGTACAAAGCTAATAGTGCAGAAACTGGTTTGGTTGATGATAATTTCAATTTCTTTAATCCTAAAGCAGGTTTAAATTATGCCTTTACTCAAAATAGCATTTTATACTTTTCTTATGCAAGAGCGAATCGTGAGCCCAATAGAACCGATTACGAAGGCGGAAATGTAAAACCGGAAAAATTAAATGATTACGAGTTAGGATGGAGATTCAATACAGAGAAATTCCAACTGAATTCGAACGTGTATTACATGGCTTACAAAGATCAATTAATCTTAACAGGAAGATTAGACGATGTTGGAAACCCAATTCGCGCCAACACAGAGAAAAGTTACCGATTAGGTTTTGAATTTGATGCCACAATTGCGCTTTCTGAGAAGTTTACTTTAAGACCAAACTTTACTTTGAGTAGCAACAAAAATGTAGATTTGGCTGTTGATGGCGAATACTATGGAACAACTAAAATTGCCTATTCTCCAGAGGTTATTGCAGGAAACGTAGTGGTATATAAACCAATTAAAGGATTGTATCTTTCATTATTGCAGAAATATGTTGGAGAACAATATATGAATAACATTGAACTTCCTGCGGCAAAATTGGCAGATTACTTCGTGAACGATTTTAATGCTTCTTACGAAATAATCCCTAATAAGATTTTTAAATCGATAACCATAACGGCTTTGGTTAATAATATTTTCGACAAAAAGTATGTTTCAAACGGGTACATGTACGATGTTTATCCATACTATTATCCTCAAGCCGGAACAAATTTCTTAATTGGTTTAAATTTGAAATTCTAA
- the greA gene encoding transcription elongation factor GreA, giving the protein MSKVSYYTAEGLKKLKDELEHLKSVMRPKASQDIADARDKGDLSENAEYDAAKEAQGLLEMRISKLEEVYANARLIDESQLDVSKVLVLSNVKIKNQSNGMEMKYTLVAESEADLKTGKISVTSPIGKGLLGKSVGEVAEITVPNGVLKFEILEISRD; this is encoded by the coding sequence ATGAGTAAAGTATCTTATTATACAGCTGAAGGATTAAAAAAATTAAAAGATGAATTGGAGCACCTGAAAAGTGTAATGCGTCCAAAAGCATCTCAAGATATTGCAGACGCAAGAGATAAAGGAGATTTGTCTGAAAATGCAGAATATGATGCCGCAAAAGAAGCACAAGGCTTGTTAGAAATGAGAATTTCTAAACTAGAAGAAGTATATGCAAACGCAAGATTAATTGACGAATCTCAATTGGATGTTTCTAAAGTTTTGGTTTTATCGAATGTAAAAATCAAAAATCAAAGCAACGGAATGGAGATGAAATATACGCTTGTTGCTGAAAGTGAAGCAGATTTAAAGACTGGTAAAATCTCTGTAACTTCTCCTATCGGGAAAGGTTTATTGGGAAAATCTGTTGGAGAAGTGGCTGAAATTACAGTTCCAAATGGAGTTTTGAAATTTGAAATTCTAGAAATTTCGAGAGACTAA
- a CDS encoding HIT family protein, with protein MSSIFTKIVNGEIPAYKIAEDENYLAFLDVNPNAKGHTLCIPKQEIDKIFDMDEELYLGLMKFSKKVAAALEKTVPCKRIGIAVVGLEVPHAHVHLIPLNHMDEMRFIDKVSLSKEEFEALAKDIQSNL; from the coding sequence ATGAGTTCAATATTCACTAAAATAGTTAACGGAGAAATTCCGGCATACAAAATCGCTGAAGACGAGAACTATTTAGCATTTTTAGATGTAAATCCAAATGCAAAAGGACACACGCTTTGTATTCCGAAACAAGAAATCGATAAGATTTTTGATATGGACGAAGAACTGTATTTAGGGCTGATGAAGTTTTCTAAAAAAGTTGCGGCGGCTCTAGAAAAGACAGTTCCATGCAAAAGAATCGGAATTGCCGTTGTTGGACTTGAAGTGCCTCATGCACACGTACATTTGATTCCGTTAAACCACATGGATGAAATGCGTTTTATCGATAAAGTTTCTCTTTCAAAAGAAGAATTTGAAGCTTTAGCAAAAGATATTCAATCGAATTTATAA